A single Nicotiana tabacum cultivar K326 chromosome 5, ASM71507v2, whole genome shotgun sequence DNA region contains:
- the LOC107783451 gene encoding uncharacterized protein LOC107783451, translating into MGRGRGKAKKQSVRDDIGSGEEEKIPVRRRGRPLKPLKDDGEGKLEENEGKLEEDEDDGENTKGSVLNKDVKNQTAVSIGKKRKRTSQVKEADPVKVENGVVTKTNSNDLIKSVGFRQNGSRRKNKPRRAAEVGVECR; encoded by the coding sequence ATGGGCAGAGGAAGAGGAAAGGCAAAGAAGCAATCTGTTCGTGACGATATTGGAAGTGGTGAAGAAGAGAAGATACCAGTGCGGAGAAGGGGAAGACCACTGAAACCACTAAAGGATGACGGTGAGGGGAAATTAGAAGAAAATGAGGGGAAattagaagaagatgaagatgacggTGAGAATACCAAAGGTTCTGTCTTAAATAAAGATGTCAAGAACCAAACTGCAGTGAGTATTGGAAAAAAGAGGAAGAGAACTTCACAAGTCAAGGAAGCAGATCCAGTGAAAGTGGAAAATGGTGTTGTGACTAAAACTAACTCCAATGACTTAATAAAGTCGGTTGGATTTAGACAAAATGGGAGTAGAAGGAAAAACAAGCCTAGGCGAGCTGCTGAAGTTGGTGTAGAGTGCAGATGA